One window from the genome of Paenibacillus azoreducens encodes:
- a CDS encoding glutamine--tRNA ligase/YqeY domain fusion protein, with amino-acid sequence MEKPSTPSNFIKNVITDDLESGKVQKVITRFPPEPNGYLHIGHAKAIWINFTLAQEFGGMTNLRFDDTNPIKEDVEFVKSIEEDVKWLGYEWAEKRFASDYFDEMYKRAELLIQKGKAYVDDQSADQIRETRGTLTEPGQNSPYRERSVEENLELFRKMRAGEFKDGEKVLRAKIDMASPNINLRDPVIYRISHATHHNTGDKWCIYPMYAFAHPIEDAIEDITHSLCSLEFEDQRPFYDWVIAECEMESTPHQYEFGRLNVSQTLTSKRKLKLLVDENIVDGWDDPRMPTISGLRRRGYTPEAIRSFVYETGISKSQGLVDLQMLEHFVREDLKLKAPRTMAVLRPLKVVITNYPEGQIEWLEAENNTENPEMGSRQIPFSREIYIEQDDFMEDPPSKYFRLFPGNEVRLKNAYFIKCNDFVKDENGNVTEIHCTYDPETKSGSGFTGRKVKGTIHWVEATHAVPAEFRMYEPLIKPKEDEAEQALENLEAAETEKVEKSFLDEINPNSLEVLQGFVEPGMKEANPQDKFQFFRHGYFNVDPKYSKPGEPVFNLIVSMKSSFKLPK; translated from the coding sequence TTGGAGAAACCAAGCACACCCTCCAACTTCATTAAAAACGTAATTACAGATGACCTGGAGTCCGGCAAGGTCCAGAAAGTGATAACCCGCTTTCCACCGGAGCCCAACGGTTATTTGCATATCGGACATGCCAAGGCCATCTGGATTAATTTTACGCTTGCTCAGGAATTCGGCGGAATGACGAACCTCCGCTTTGACGATACAAACCCGATAAAAGAAGATGTGGAATTCGTTAAATCGATTGAAGAAGACGTGAAGTGGCTCGGCTATGAATGGGCCGAAAAACGTTTTGCTTCCGATTATTTTGACGAAATGTACAAGCGCGCCGAACTGTTGATCCAAAAAGGAAAAGCCTACGTGGATGACCAAAGCGCCGATCAAATCCGCGAAACGCGCGGCACGCTGACCGAACCGGGACAAAACAGCCCGTACCGCGAGCGCAGCGTGGAGGAAAATCTGGAGCTGTTCCGCAAAATGCGCGCAGGCGAATTCAAAGACGGGGAAAAGGTGCTCCGTGCCAAGATCGACATGGCTTCGCCGAATATCAATTTGCGCGATCCGGTCATTTACCGGATTTCCCATGCGACCCACCACAATACGGGGGACAAGTGGTGCATTTATCCGATGTATGCTTTTGCCCATCCGATCGAAGATGCGATCGAAGACATCACGCACTCCCTTTGCTCGCTCGAATTTGAAGATCAACGCCCGTTCTATGATTGGGTTATCGCCGAATGCGAAATGGAAAGCACGCCGCATCAATATGAGTTCGGACGCCTTAATGTATCGCAGACGCTTACCAGCAAACGGAAACTGAAGCTGCTTGTGGACGAGAACATCGTCGATGGCTGGGACGATCCGCGCATGCCGACGATCTCCGGACTTCGCCGCCGCGGCTACACGCCGGAAGCGATCCGCAGCTTCGTTTACGAAACGGGCATTTCCAAAAGCCAGGGCCTTGTCGACCTCCAAATGCTGGAGCATTTTGTCCGCGAGGATCTGAAGCTGAAGGCGCCGCGTACGATGGCCGTGCTGAGACCGCTCAAGGTAGTTATCACAAATTATCCGGAAGGCCAAATAGAATGGCTCGAAGCTGAAAATAACACGGAAAATCCGGAAATGGGCAGCCGCCAAATTCCGTTCTCGCGCGAGATTTACATCGAGCAGGACGATTTTATGGAAGATCCGCCAAGCAAATATTTCCGCCTGTTCCCAGGCAATGAAGTGCGTTTGAAGAATGCGTATTTCATCAAGTGCAATGATTTTGTCAAGGATGAAAACGGGAATGTGACTGAAATCCATTGTACTTACGATCCTGAAACCAAAAGCGGCTCGGGCTTTACTGGACGCAAGGTTAAGGGTACGATCCATTGGGTGGAAGCAACCCATGCCGTTCCGGCGGAGTTCCGCATGTACGAACCGCTGATCAAACCTAAGGAAGATGAAGCTGAACAAGCTCTAGAGAACTTGGAAGCGGCAGAAACGGAAAAGGTCGAAAAATCATTCCTGGATGAAATCAACCCGAACTCCCTGGAAGTGCTTCAAGGATTTGTAGAACCCGGGATGAAGGAAGCCAATCCGCAGGATAAATTCCAATTTTTCCGTCACGGCTATTTCAATGTGGATCCGAAATATTCCAAGCCGGGAGAGCCGGTCTTTAATTTGATCGTATCGATGAAGAGCTCGTTCAAGCTGCCTAAATAA
- a CDS encoding GNAT family N-acetyltransferase, whose amino-acid sequence MFTYPLDDHIELKPLALQHARPLFLLTDSSRDTLRQWLPWVDSITELEHTANFVKNAIKHGAENGAITAGIWVHGEIAGVISFHEINWHNRSVGIGYWLGDKFVGQGIMSSACRAFVDYALMELDLNRVEIRCATGNERSRAIPERLGFVLEGIVRESALLPQGYVNLAVYGMLQSEWKLMR is encoded by the coding sequence ATGTTTACATATCCTCTGGACGATCATATTGAACTGAAGCCGCTCGCGCTGCAGCACGCCCGCCCTTTGTTTCTGCTGACCGACTCTTCCCGCGATACGCTGCGCCAGTGGCTCCCCTGGGTCGATTCCATTACGGAATTGGAACACACGGCTAATTTTGTCAAGAATGCTATAAAGCATGGAGCCGAAAACGGGGCCATTACCGCAGGTATTTGGGTGCATGGAGAAATTGCAGGCGTAATCAGCTTTCACGAGATCAATTGGCATAACCGCTCGGTTGGCATCGGCTATTGGCTGGGCGACAAGTTTGTCGGTCAAGGCATTATGAGCAGCGCTTGCCGCGCTTTCGTCGATTACGCGCTCATGGAACTGGATCTGAACAGGGTCGAAATCCGCTGTGCCACCGGCAATGAACGAAGCCGTGCCATTCCGGAAAGACTGGGCTTCGTTCTCGAAGGCATCGTGCGCGAAAGTGCGCTGCTGCCGCAAGGTTATGTCAATCTTGCAGTCTATGGCATGCTGCAGAGCGAATGGAAGCTGATGCGGTAA
- a CDS encoding SDR family oxidoreductase, producing MDLQLQGKKALVMASSQGLGKAIAAELVKEGADVMLSSRSDDKLRSVQQELVKLGSGEVEYYAADITIPHEVEGLIRYTADTFGQIDILVNNGGGPPSGTFESFTDEDWENAFRLNLLSYVRTIRCALPHMKEKGGHIVNVTSTSIKQPIPGLILSNTFRTGVAGMTKTLSQELAQYGILVNSVAPGRIATDRIRKLDENRAKEQGITVEQFRELSQKEIPLGRYGQPEEFAKAVAFLLSGANSYITGSMLMIDGGLVEAL from the coding sequence ATGGATTTGCAGCTTCAGGGCAAAAAGGCGCTCGTTATGGCTTCAAGCCAGGGTCTCGGCAAGGCGATTGCCGCAGAGCTTGTCAAGGAGGGGGCGGATGTGATGCTCAGCAGCCGCAGTGACGACAAGCTGAGGTCAGTACAGCAGGAATTGGTCAAGCTGGGCAGCGGGGAGGTTGAATATTACGCAGCCGACATAACCATTCCCCATGAAGTCGAAGGATTGATAAGATATACGGCCGACACGTTCGGACAAATAGACATTTTGGTCAATAATGGAGGCGGTCCGCCTTCGGGCACGTTTGAGTCTTTTACGGATGAAGATTGGGAAAATGCGTTCCGGCTCAATTTGCTCAGCTATGTGCGCACCATTCGCTGTGCACTGCCGCATATGAAAGAAAAAGGCGGACATATCGTTAACGTAACGTCAACCTCGATCAAGCAGCCGATTCCCGGTCTCATATTATCCAATACGTTCCGGACGGGCGTGGCAGGCATGACCAAAACGCTGTCGCAGGAACTGGCCCAATATGGCATTCTTGTGAATTCCGTTGCGCCGGGCCGTATAGCCACCGACCGTATCCGAAAATTGGACGAGAACAGGGCTAAGGAACAGGGCATTACAGTCGAACAGTTTCGGGAACTGTCGCAAAAGGAGATACCGCTTGGGCGTTATGGACAGCCCGAAGAATTTGCCAAGGCAGTTGCGTTTTTGCTCTCTGGAGCCAATTCGTACATTACCGGCAGCATGCTTATGATTGACGGCGGATTGGTTGAAGCGCTGTGA
- a CDS encoding GNAT family N-acetyltransferase, which translates to MKLQQQTLIIRLSQMKDAQTLMDIDALVWTERTAPEPVCWPSREDFLQHCPPASQLVAEVDGIVCGYVGFRYPTGIAGNDHVYEIHIAVHPAYQRRGIGTRLLSEAKIWAMRQGKLKLRLRVLSTNTGALQFYRTCGFVEEGRLLREFWIEDRYVDAIWMAYFLDK; encoded by the coding sequence ATGAAGCTTCAACAGCAGACGCTTATTATCAGGCTTTCCCAAATGAAAGATGCCCAGACCCTGATGGATATCGATGCGCTGGTATGGACGGAACGGACGGCTCCTGAGCCGGTGTGCTGGCCGTCCAGGGAGGATTTTCTCCAGCACTGTCCGCCGGCTTCGCAGCTGGTGGCAGAGGTTGACGGGATCGTATGCGGATATGTCGGTTTTCGCTATCCGACAGGGATTGCAGGCAATGATCATGTATACGAGATCCATATTGCCGTTCATCCGGCCTATCAGCGCAGGGGGATTGGTACCCGATTGTTGAGTGAAGCCAAAATCTGGGCCATGCGGCAGGGAAAGCTCAAGCTTAGGCTGCGCGTGCTCTCGACCAACACAGGGGCTCTTCAGTTTTACAGGACCTGCGGGTTCGTAGAGGAGGGACGTCTGCTCCGGGAGTTCTGGATCGAGGACAGATATGTGGATGCGATATGGATGGCTTATTTCCTGGATAAATAA
- a CDS encoding MFS transporter, whose amino-acid sequence MKFLQSYPKEVKIFLAASLINSAGGSLMWPLTTMYVFDELGRSMADAGLVVMIQAFGGIIGQLLGGALYHRVGVKRLIVGSLGLNALGLFTLPFISSYWIVYMVVMGLIGLFNAVSMPAIQAFVGFRFADRRGELFNVIYVANNIGVALGTALSGFLADVSYHLTFVLNGVTSAVFALFFLNYLNRLDKQEGPVHLQKKTKEGAKESIPALLGNTRIYLFLGLGSLFLWFGNSIWNTGVSPHIISEGLPKRAYGFLWTLNGILIFVAQPVTALIKRWFAKESSAQMTASAVFYLLAYIVILLLPSYPGLIFAMVLATLGEMLISPAIPAYISDHAYRAAPFYIGLTGGMAALGRMIGPYFMGILYDHGGLVPVAWLSIAIAVLAVSSFVIHALRHKAVGQSFSGSVEG is encoded by the coding sequence ATGAAATTTTTGCAGTCCTACCCGAAGGAAGTCAAAATCTTTCTTGCTGCGAGCCTGATCAATTCCGCCGGCGGATCGCTGATGTGGCCGCTGACCACGATGTATGTGTTCGATGAGCTCGGAAGAAGCATGGCCGATGCCGGGCTCGTGGTCATGATCCAAGCTTTCGGCGGCATTATCGGCCAACTGCTGGGAGGGGCGCTGTACCACCGCGTAGGAGTTAAAAGACTGATCGTCGGCTCGCTTGGGCTGAATGCGCTTGGGTTGTTTACTTTGCCTTTTATCAGTTCCTATTGGATTGTTTATATGGTCGTGATGGGGCTGATCGGCCTTTTTAATGCCGTTTCCATGCCTGCGATTCAAGCCTTCGTCGGTTTTCGTTTTGCCGACCGGCGCGGCGAGCTGTTTAATGTGATTTATGTAGCCAACAACATCGGAGTGGCGCTTGGCACCGCGCTCAGCGGATTTCTGGCAGATGTCTCCTATCATTTGACCTTTGTGCTGAATGGCGTTACCTCAGCTGTATTCGCGCTGTTCTTCCTGAATTATTTGAATCGTCTGGACAAACAAGAGGGTCCCGTCCATTTGCAGAAAAAAACCAAAGAAGGGGCCAAGGAAAGCATTCCCGCACTGCTTGGCAATACGAGGATCTATTTGTTTCTCGGTTTGGGTTCCCTGTTTCTGTGGTTCGGCAACTCGATCTGGAATACGGGGGTTTCGCCGCATATCATCTCCGAAGGATTGCCGAAACGGGCTTATGGTTTCCTGTGGACGCTGAACGGGATACTTATCTTCGTCGCCCAGCCGGTGACTGCCTTGATCAAACGCTGGTTCGCCAAGGAATCTTCGGCGCAAATGACGGCTAGCGCCGTCTTTTATCTGCTCGCTTACATTGTGATTCTACTGCTGCCAAGTTATCCCGGCCTGATATTTGCCATGGTGCTTGCCACCTTGGGGGAAATGCTCATATCACCGGCGATCCCTGCCTATATTTCGGATCATGCGTACAGGGCCGCTCCTTTTTATATCGGACTAACAGGCGGCATGGCTGCGCTTGGCCGCATGATCGGCCCTTATTTCATGGGCATACTATATGATCATGGCGGGCTTGTTCCAGTGGCCTGGCTGTCCATCGCGATTGCGGTGCTGGCCGTTTCCTCCTTCGTCATTCATGCGCTGCGCCATAAAGCGGTGGGACAGTCGTTCAGCGGGTCGGTCGAAGGTTGA
- a CDS encoding molybdopterin-containing oxidoreductase family protein: protein MIEEKNGVFPAVCPLDCPDTCGLLLHKEEGKIVKVTGNPDHPITQGAICNKVRNMTERIYHKDRIRYPLKRTGPKGSGQFERISWDEAVSEIASRYRELIAEYGSECILPYSFYGNMGILSVDGMDRRFFNALGASRLDQKICNAAGNAGWKYTMGFKGGTSPEDTEYADLIIVWGGNLISTNMHQVVIAEKARKRGAKVVVIDVHKNRTAQWADWFIPLYPGTDTALALGVMHVLFRDGWTDEVFLKRYTVGYEELREHVKSYTPAHVAAITGVPEEDIEKLARMYGEASVSYIAIGNGLQHHDNGGMNVRSIACLPALTGQWLKQGGGAVKTNGGYGAMDSDYLERPELRPNPEARSINMNRIGEALHMQEQPIKAVFVYCSNPLVVAPDTERVQAGFAREDLFTVVHDLFMTDTAKYADIVLPAASSFETTDLYASYWHHYVQLQEPVIGKIGEAKGNVELFAMLGRAMGLDEEAFMETEEEMIARALNYPENPYLNGVTLPALKEQRFVKLDMTPQASYLDRLPTPSGKIELYSEAMKAAGLPPLPEYVPLQEGYDGNHRPGKDEPYPLMFISPPNHNFLNSTFANVEKHQRLEKEPQLQIHPQDAAERGIGDGDSVVVYNKRGKLELKAVVTDKMLPGTVISQGLWWEGQGRKQRANALTADRLSDMGGGATFFSTAVQVKRQ, encoded by the coding sequence ATGATCGAAGAGAAAAACGGCGTATTCCCGGCGGTATGCCCGCTGGATTGTCCCGACACATGCGGCCTGCTGCTGCATAAAGAAGAAGGGAAGATCGTAAAGGTGACCGGTAATCCGGATCATCCGATCACGCAGGGGGCTATATGCAACAAGGTCCGCAACATGACCGAGCGGATTTATCATAAAGACCGGATTCGTTATCCGCTGAAACGGACGGGGCCGAAAGGTTCCGGGCAGTTTGAGCGCATATCCTGGGATGAGGCTGTCAGCGAAATTGCAAGCCGGTATCGGGAACTGATCGCCGAATACGGATCGGAGTGCATCCTGCCTTACAGCTTCTACGGCAATATGGGCATCCTCAGCGTAGACGGCATGGACCGGCGCTTTTTTAATGCGCTTGGCGCAAGCCGGCTGGATCAAAAGATCTGCAATGCTGCCGGAAACGCCGGCTGGAAATATACGATGGGCTTCAAGGGAGGCACCTCCCCGGAAGATACGGAATATGCAGATTTGATCATCGTCTGGGGCGGAAACTTGATCAGTACGAATATGCATCAGGTGGTCATTGCCGAGAAAGCCCGTAAACGCGGCGCAAAGGTGGTCGTGATCGATGTGCATAAAAATCGCACCGCCCAATGGGCCGACTGGTTCATTCCGCTTTACCCCGGAACGGATACGGCGCTGGCGCTTGGCGTGATGCATGTTCTGTTCCGCGACGGTTGGACGGACGAAGTCTTCCTGAAACGGTATACCGTAGGCTATGAAGAGCTGCGCGAACATGTGAAGAGTTATACGCCCGCCCATGTTGCGGCTATTACGGGCGTGCCGGAGGAAGACATCGAGAAGCTGGCACGCATGTACGGTGAAGCTTCCGTTTCTTATATCGCGATCGGCAACGGGCTTCAGCATCACGACAACGGAGGCATGAACGTCCGCAGCATCGCCTGCCTGCCGGCTTTGACGGGGCAGTGGTTAAAACAAGGCGGCGGCGCGGTGAAAACGAACGGCGGTTACGGCGCCATGGACAGCGACTATTTGGAACGGCCGGAATTGCGGCCGAATCCCGAGGCGCGCTCGATCAATATGAACCGGATCGGGGAAGCGCTGCATATGCAGGAGCAGCCGATTAAAGCCGTGTTCGTGTATTGCAGCAACCCTCTTGTCGTTGCGCCGGATACGGAGCGGGTTCAGGCAGGTTTTGCGCGGGAGGACCTGTTTACGGTAGTGCATGATCTGTTCATGACCGATACGGCCAAATACGCGGATATCGTACTGCCAGCGGCTTCATCGTTCGAGACGACCGATCTGTATGCATCGTATTGGCATCATTATGTGCAGCTGCAGGAGCCGGTGATTGGGAAGATCGGCGAAGCCAAAGGCAATGTCGAGCTGTTTGCGATGTTAGGACGCGCCATGGGGCTGGACGAGGAAGCTTTCATGGAAACGGAGGAAGAGATGATCGCCCGGGCGCTGAATTATCCGGAGAATCCGTATCTGAACGGCGTAACGCTTCCGGCGCTGAAGGAGCAGCGTTTCGTGAAGCTGGACATGACGCCGCAAGCATCCTATCTGGACCGGCTGCCCACGCCGTCAGGCAAAATCGAATTGTATTCAGAAGCCATGAAGGCAGCCGGACTTCCGCCGCTTCCGGAATATGTTCCGCTGCAGGAAGGATATGACGGAAATCATCGTCCGGGCAAGGATGAGCCTTATCCGCTTATGTTCATTTCGCCGCCTAACCATAATTTTTTGAACTCCACATTCGCCAATGTGGAGAAACACCAGCGGCTGGAGAAGGAACCCCAGCTGCAAATCCATCCGCAGGATGCCGCAGAGCGCGGAATCGGCGACGGCGACAGCGTGGTGGTGTACAACAAGCGCGGGAAGTTGGAGCTGAAAGCGGTAGTGACCGACAAGATGCTTCCAGGAACGGTGATCAGCCAAGGGTTATGGTGGGAAGGCCAAGGACGCAAACAGCGTGCCAATGCCTTGACGGCTGACCGGCTGTCCGATATGGGCGGCGGGGCTACGTTCTTTTCGACCGCTGTCCAGGTAAAGCGTCAGTGA
- a CDS encoding formate/nitrite transporter family protein, producing the protein MAVYKPGQIAELTVETGAKKAHNPALTVLVLGFLAGAFIALGFLLDIRVIASAPKEWGSFAGFVGAALFPVGLVLVLLAGGELLTGNMMAVALAWMAKRIKVSELLRNWALVLVANFAGALFVAYFFGHVTGLTESGPYLDKLVDMAGHKLDDSFLQAFVSGIGCNWLVALAVWLCYGSDSMSGKILGIWFPTMAFVAIGFQHVVANMFLIPAAIFAGHFTWGDYFMNFVPVLLGNMVGGAIFVAGAYWVAYLRKTGEAPAADQRIGGQKAEALRKQA; encoded by the coding sequence ATGGCTGTTTACAAACCTGGGCAAATTGCGGAGCTTACTGTCGAAACGGGGGCCAAAAAGGCCCATAATCCGGCGCTGACGGTTTTGGTGCTTGGCTTTTTGGCCGGCGCGTTTATCGCGCTCGGTTTTTTGCTTGATATCCGCGTGATTGCGAGCGCGCCCAAGGAATGGGGCTCATTTGCAGGCTTTGTAGGGGCGGCGCTTTTTCCCGTAGGGCTGGTTTTGGTTCTTCTGGCAGGCGGCGAGCTGCTGACGGGCAATATGATGGCAGTGGCGCTGGCCTGGATGGCGAAAAGGATAAAGGTTTCCGAACTGCTCCGCAACTGGGCGCTGGTTCTCGTGGCCAATTTTGCTGGGGCGTTGTTTGTGGCTTACTTCTTCGGGCATGTGACCGGGCTGACGGAGAGTGGACCTTATCTTGATAAACTGGTGGATATGGCCGGTCATAAGCTGGATGACAGTTTCCTGCAAGCCTTCGTTTCGGGGATTGGCTGCAACTGGCTGGTAGCGCTGGCTGTATGGCTGTGTTACGGCTCGGACAGCATGAGCGGCAAAATTTTGGGCATTTGGTTCCCGACGATGGCTTTTGTCGCTATCGGTTTTCAGCACGTGGTCGCTAATATGTTCCTTATTCCGGCGGCGATTTTTGCGGGCCATTTTACATGGGGCGATTATTTCATGAATTTTGTGCCGGTGTTGCTTGGAAATATGGTCGGAGGCGCAATATTTGTGGCCGGCGCATATTGGGTGGCTTATTTGCGGAAGACGGGGGAAGCACCTGCCGCCGATCAACGGATCGGGGGACAAAAAGCCGAAGCACTGCGCAAGCAAGCGTAA
- a CDS encoding formate--tetrahydrofolate ligase — protein MKPILEVAALAGIEEEELELYGRYKAKLSPSLWERVRTRQDGKLVLVTAMNPTPAGEGKTLTTIGLAQALNAAGHRTVAALREPSLGPCFGMKGGATGSGKAQIVPAEDINLHFTGDLHAITSAHNLLAAMIDNHIHQGNVLRLNPQRIVWKRAMDMNDRSLRSIVTGLGDGNGAVREGGFLITTASEVMAILCLSTGLGDLKERLGRIITGYNQDGEAVTAAQLDAVEAMTILLKDAIKPNLVQTLEGTPVIVHGGPFANIAHGCSSVLGTRLALKLGEIVVTEAGFGADLGAEKFLDIKCRQAGLSPAAAVLVVTVKALKYNGGMAKDRLRETGMKALEDGLSNMKRHVENLKKFGVPAVVAINHFADDLPEEVERVLAECRAMNVPAAVSNVWAEGSAGGLELAKALTDLLEKESSNYRPLYALDTDIRTKIETIVREIYRGAEVSYSPAALRSLKDIEQLGYGNVPVCMAKTQYSFSDQPKLLGAPEGFKVQVREISLSAGAGFVVVHTGNIMTMPGLPKSPAAVHMSIDDDGRISGLF, from the coding sequence ATGAAACCAATCTTGGAAGTTGCGGCATTAGCCGGGATCGAAGAAGAGGAACTGGAATTATACGGCCGATACAAAGCGAAGCTCAGCCCTTCATTGTGGGAACGCGTGCGTACGCGCCAGGACGGCAAGCTGGTACTGGTGACCGCAATGAACCCAACCCCGGCCGGGGAGGGCAAAACGCTGACCACCATCGGTCTTGCGCAGGCGTTAAACGCGGCCGGGCACCGGACGGTCGCCGCCTTGCGCGAACCTTCGCTCGGTCCGTGCTTTGGCATGAAAGGCGGAGCGACGGGTAGCGGCAAAGCGCAAATTGTTCCGGCGGAAGATATCAATTTGCATTTTACGGGAGATCTTCACGCCATTACCTCAGCCCATAACCTGCTGGCGGCCATGATCGACAACCATATCCATCAGGGCAATGTCCTGCGGCTGAATCCGCAGCGGATCGTCTGGAAACGGGCAATGGACATGAATGACCGCAGTCTGCGCAGCATCGTAACAGGGCTTGGCGACGGTAACGGCGCCGTACGCGAAGGCGGCTTCCTGATTACGACTGCCTCGGAGGTTATGGCCATTCTCTGTCTGAGTACGGGTCTCGGCGACTTGAAGGAGCGCCTTGGCCGGATCATTACCGGCTACAATCAGGATGGAGAGGCCGTAACGGCTGCACAGCTTGACGCTGTCGAAGCGATGACGATTCTGCTGAAGGACGCAATCAAACCTAATCTCGTCCAGACGCTTGAAGGCACCCCGGTTATCGTTCACGGTGGTCCTTTCGCCAATATTGCCCATGGCTGCAGCAGCGTGCTCGGAACGCGCCTCGCCCTGAAACTTGGGGAGATTGTTGTGACGGAGGCTGGTTTTGGCGCTGATCTCGGAGCCGAGAAGTTTTTGGATATCAAATGCCGTCAGGCTGGCCTGAGTCCTGCAGCCGCAGTACTGGTGGTGACCGTCAAGGCGCTCAAGTATAACGGCGGGATGGCCAAAGACCGGCTGCGTGAGACGGGCATGAAGGCGCTGGAAGACGGCTTGTCCAACATGAAGAGACATGTGGAGAATCTGAAGAAGTTCGGCGTACCGGCCGTAGTGGCGATTAACCATTTTGCCGACGATTTGCCCGAAGAGGTGGAGCGGGTGTTGGCCGAGTGCCGCGCGATGAATGTTCCGGCAGCAGTATCTAATGTATGGGCGGAAGGCAGCGCAGGCGGTCTGGAGCTGGCAAAAGCATTAACAGATCTGCTGGAGAAGGAATCGTCCAACTATCGTCCGCTGTATGCGCTTGATACGGATATCCGCACCAAAATCGAAACCATCGTCCGTGAGATCTACCGCGGGGCAGAGGTGAGTTATTCTCCGGCAGCCCTGCGAAGCCTGAAGGATATCGAGCAGCTTGGATACGGCAATGTCCCTGTATGCATGGCCAAAACACAATATTCCTTCTCGGATCAGCCGAAGCTGCTTGGAGCCCCTGAAGGCTTCAAAGTTCAGGTGCGGGAGATCTCGCTATCCGCGGGAGCGGGTTTTGTCGTGGTCCATACCGGAAATATCATGACGATGCCGGGACTTCCGAAGTCTCCTGCCGCCGTGCATATGAGCATTGACGATGACGGACGGATATCCGGTTTATTTTAA
- a CDS encoding YjdF family protein, whose amino-acid sequence MKLTVFFDEPYWVGVVEVESGGKVMAGKHTFGAEPSLQQVWEFVLQELPALVERLSVGVTANKAPRKAVNPKRLARLAARETRSRGVSSASQEAMRLELEKRKQERSRLGKEQREALAARKREIAVRKAKAKHRGR is encoded by the coding sequence ATGAAATTAACCGTATTTTTTGATGAACCTTATTGGGTCGGAGTCGTTGAAGTGGAAAGCGGGGGCAAGGTAATGGCAGGTAAGCATACTTTCGGCGCAGAGCCTTCGCTTCAGCAGGTTTGGGAATTTGTCCTGCAGGAGCTGCCTGCGCTGGTGGAGAGGCTGTCCGTCGGCGTAACCGCTAACAAAGCTCCGCGCAAGGCTGTCAATCCGAAAAGGCTGGCCCGATTGGCCGCCCGGGAAACCAGATCCCGCGGAGTCAGCAGCGCAAGCCAGGAAGCCATGAGGCTGGAGCTTGAAAAACGCAAGCAAGAACGATCCCGTCTCGGTAAGGAGCAGCGCGAGGCGCTGGCTGCCAGAAAGCGTGAAATCGCCGTCCGGAAAGCCAAAGCCAAGCACAGGGGCAGATAA